The following are encoded together in the Astyanax mexicanus isolate ESR-SI-001 chromosome 8, AstMex3_surface, whole genome shotgun sequence genome:
- the kdsr gene encoding 3-ketodihydrosphingosine reductase: MSSDPGWSSAVSAWLFPSSWWPLLPFIMLLVAAAFVVAFVLLLYMISPLISPKPLKLNGAHVVVTGGSSGIGKSIAIECYKQGAFITLVARDESKLVQAKKEVEKCAVNDKQVVLCISVDVSKDYSQVESVIKQAQEKLGPVDMLVNCAGTAVSGKFEEVDVERFRSLMEVNYLGSVYPTRAVITTMKERRMGRVVFVSSQAGQIGLFGYTAYSASKFALRGLAEALQMEVKPYNIYVTVTYPPDTDTPCLTEENKTKPLETKLISETSGVCQPEQVAKVIVKDAVQGNFNSSVGPDGYMLSALTCGMSPVTSITEGLQQIVTMGLFRTIALFYLGSFDSIVRRCMIQREQSKAADKRE, translated from the exons ATGTCCTCCGACCCGGGCTGGAGCTCCGCGGTCTCGGCCTGGCTTTTCCCCAGCTCCTGGTGGCCGCTCCTGCCCTTCATAATGCTGTTAGTGGCCGCCGCGTTCGTGGTGGCCTTCGTGTTGCTTCTCTACATGATATCTCCTCTGATCAGCCCCAAACCCCTCAAACTTAACGGGGCCCATGTCGTG GTGACGGGTGGCAGCAGTGGCATTGGGAAGAGCATTGCCATCGAGTGCTATAAACAAGGTGCCTTCATCACTTTAGTGGCGCGTGATGAG AGCAAGCTAGTTCAAGCTAAGAAAGAAGTGGAGAAATGTGCAGTAAACGATAAACAG GTGGTGCTGTGCATTTCTGTTGATGTGTCCAAAGATTACAGCCAGGTGGAGAGTGTAATAAAGCAG gcACAGGAGAAGCTGGGACCAGTGGACATGCTGGTGAACTGCGCAGGGACGGCTGTCTCTGGGAAGTTTGAGGAGGTGGACGTCGAGCGCTTCCGG AGCCTGATGGAGGTGAATTATCTGGGCAGTGTGTATCCGACCCGGGCCGTCATCACCACTATGAAGGAGCGGAGGATGGGCCGGGTCGTGTTCGTTTCCTCTCAGGCCGGACAGATTGGCCTGTTTGGATACACGGCTTACTCCGCCTCCAAATTCGCCCTGCGGGGGCTGGCAGAGGCTCTGCAGATGGAG GTGAAGCCCTACAACATATATGTCACAGTGACCTACCCCCCTGACACCGACACCCCATGCCTGACAGAGGAGAACAAGACTAAG CCTTTAGAGACCAAGCTGATCTCTGAGACGTCTGGAGTTTGTCAGCCCGAGCAAGTGGCCAAAGTCATTGTTAAAGACGCAGTG CAGGGGAACTTCAACAGCTCTGTGGGTCCTGATGGCTACATGCTCTCTGCTCTGACCTGCGGGATGTCTCCTGTAACGTCCATCACTGAGGGTCTGCAGCAG ATAGTGACGATGGGGCTGTTCCGCACCATTGCGCTCTTCTACCTGGGCAGTTTCGACAGCATCGTCCGGCGCTGTATGATCCAGAGGGAGCAGTCTAAAGCAGCTGATAAACGAGAGTAA
- the vps4b gene encoding vacuolar protein sorting-associated protein 4B isoform X2 gives MAATNNLQKAIDLASKAAQEDKAQNYEEALRLYQHAVQYFLHVVKYEAQGDKAKQSIRAKCAEYLDRAEKLKEYLKKKEKAPAKPVKESQSDDKGNESDEGEDPEKKKFQNQLSGAIVMEKPNIQWNDVAGLEGAKEALKEAVILPIKFPHLFTGKRTPWRGILLFGPPGTGKSYLAKAVATEANNSTFFSISSSDLVSKWLGESEKLVKNLFTLARENNPSIIFIDEIDSLCGSRSENESEAARRIKTEFLVQMQGVGNDNKGILVLGATNIPWTLDSAIRRRFEKRIYIPLPEEHARSFMFKLHLGSTPNSLTEADFNTLGKKTEGYSGADISIIVRDALMQPVRKVQSATHFKQVRGPSRDDPNLILDDLLTPCSPGDPNAVEMTWMEVPGDKLLEPVVSMPDMLRSLSNTKPTVNEQDLEKLRKFTEDFGQEG, from the exons ATGGCTGCGACCAACAACCTGCAG AAAGCTATAGACCTTGCCAGTAAGGCAGCCCAGGAGGACAAGGCCCAGAACTACGAGGAGGCCCTGCGACTCTACCAGCATGCAGTTCAGTACTTCCTACATGTGGTGAAAT ATGAAGCTCAGGGGGACAAAGCAAAACAGAGCATCAGAGCCAAGTGTGCAGAGTATCTGGACCGAGCGGAGAAACTGAAGGAGTATctaaagaagaaggagaaagcCCCTGCAAAACCTGTGAAGGAGTCCCAGTCAGACGATAAAGG aaATGAGAGTGATGAAGGAGAAGATCCAGAGAAGAAGAAATTTCAGAATCAGCTCTCCG GGGCCATCGTCATGGAGAAGCCAAACATTCAGTGGAATGACGTTGCTGGGCTGGAGGGAGCTAAAGAGGCACTGAAGGAAGCTGTAATTTTACCCATCAAATTCCCACATCTCTTCACAG GTAAAAGAACTCCATGGAGGGGGATTCTGCTCTTCGGACCTCCAGGCACAGGAAAGTCTTATCTGGCCAAAGCCGTAGCCACAGAGGCCAACAACTCCACCTTTTTCTCCATTTCCTCCTCAGACTTAGTGTCCAAGTGGCTGGGAGAAAGCGAGAA GCTGGTAAAGAACTTGTTTACTCTGGCCAGAGAGAACAACCCCTCCATCATCTTCATCGACGAGATCGACTCCCTGTGTGGCTCTCGAAGTGAGAACGAGAGCGAGGCGGCTCGGAGGATCAAGACAGAGTTCCTTGTGCAGATGCAGG GTGTTGGTAATGATAATAAGGGGATTCTGGTGTTGGGAGCCACAAACATCCCATGGACACTGGACTCTGCCATCAGGAGACG atttgagAAGCGCATCTACATCCCCCTCCCGGAGGAGCACGCTCGTTCCTTCATGTTTAAGCTGCACCTGGGCAGCACACCCAACAGCCTCACTGAAGCAGACTTCAACACTCTGGGGAAGAAGACTGAGGGCTACTCAGGAGCCGATATCAGCATTATAGTGAGAGACGCACTGATGCAGCCAGTCAGGAAGGTTCAGTCTGCTACACACTTTAAACAG GTACGAGGCCCATCAAGAGATGATCCGAACCTCATTCTGGATGATCTTTTGACCCCTTGTTCTCCAGGTGATCCGAACGCCGTAGAGATGACTTGGATGGAGGTTCCTGGGGATAAGCTCTTGGAGCCTGTGGTTAGCATG CCGGATATGTTACGATCACTATCCAACACAAAGCCCACCGTGAACGAGCAGGACCTGGAGAAGCTACGGAAGTTCACTGAGGACTTCGGCCAGGAAGGCTGA